TGTTAAAGGTGTTGATTAGCCAAATCATccttgtggtgttcaaatcatcCAGAGTTCACTGTTCTGGTTGTTTGTATGACGGGTAGAGATAGAGTTCAGTTTTTTAAAAATCAAAGTTACAAACAGGAATCAAACCCATGATGCATATTATATTTCATGAGCCTCGTTTATTGTGCTTGATTCATAACTAGCAAATGCATCGATTGGATAATATACATATACTGACTTTTTGGTGCATACCCAACAGTGAAAACCAGGAAAGGTGACGCATTGTTATTCTTCGGCCTCAACTTAGATACATCACAGGATCCAACAAGCTTACATGGTAGCTGTCCTGTTATCGAAGGTGAGAAATGGTCTGCAACCAAGTGGATCCATGTTAGAGATTTTGATAAACGGACGACAAGAAGCACTGATGCAGGATGCATAGATGAGGACAAACACTGTGAGCAGTGGGCTGCAGTTGGTGAATGTGACAAGAACCCAGTTTATATGGTGGGTACTAAAGATGCCGCTGGATATTGTAGGAAGAGTTGCGGCGTTTGTTGATTCTCAGACTGACAAGAATCTTATTGTCAGGTTCTTGAGTTTTGTTTTCCTTGGTTTACTTATTAGGGCAAGTCATATCAGAGTTGTACTACTTGATGTACATAACAATTGAAATATGAGTTACTGAATATCAGAATCTGGGCGGATCAAACTTCCGGTTAGCCCTTTGGAAGTATAGTAGTGTAGTAGTAATTATAAGTGCAGATATTTCTTGCATCCTCGTATGGAACATGGTGAAGCGTAATAAAATGTTGGGTAATAATGTCGCTGAGGGTAATAATGTAGATGTAATGTCAGCTAAATTCAACTCTGGCTGAGCACTAAGTTGTTGATTTTGGTAGTGCACAAGTTGAAAAGTGGCACCGTCATTTTGGCTTGCAGTTGCATCCCTATTGTAAGTTGGAATCCTAGCCTGGGGTTCCCATTGATAGTAGTATATCGTGAAGTGGTTCCCATTGAATCATTGTAAATAAttgcaaaaactaaaataaaatgcgAAGTGAAAAAACTGATCCAGATAACTAGAGTGATTGTATAAGGTTTTAAATGGTTGGTCGTCGTATGATAAAAAATGCTCGGACACTAAAATAAAATTCCTATTTATTGTGGTGCTAACTTTGTAGTCACAATTTTCATGCGCAACAAATGCTTCTCATATACCTCATTTTCTCCCACTCATatccttcatttttttttcttccgaatACCAGTTGCAAAATAGTGGTACATGACATTCAGTATGAGACTCACCGGAGGCCTTGAAGGGTTCACAATTTCCGGATGGACGAAAGGCACCGGGAAAATGATTGGGGGATACATAGCTCTTATGGACTAGTTTGTCGGTAATGTCAGTTGACCTCCATTGACCGTCCTCAGCAATTTCAGTTTTGAGCTACACGGAAGTTATTCTAGTTACCAGTTTTGGATTGAACTCATTTGACTATATAACCTAGCATATGTATGGTAAACCTAAAAACTGTTAACGAATTTCCATTTAAAACAATCATATCCCATTTTTGAAATCTTTCGACTTTATAAAAGATCAATTAAATACagaattaaaaaggaaattaaagCCAAATCAAGAACACAAATCTCTCCCAATAAATAATAAATGTAGCAACATtagattttatttacaaaaatatcCTAACcgcatttttttttatatctgtTAATTTATCCATAATTTTCGGTTTCCATTTTTACTGTTTTTAATTAGTAGCTAAACGGAAGTTATTCTGGTTACCAGTTTTGGACTAAtctagcatatatatatatatatatatatatatatatatatggtaaacCTAAAAACTGTTAAATGAGTTTCCATTTAAAACACCAACATTCCCATTTTAAAATATTccaattttatgaaaaatcaatcaaatatataATTGAGAAGGAAATAAAAGCTGAATCAAGTAACAATAGATTTTATTACAAATATCTTTACTCTTATTATTATATCCTTAATCATAATTACATATATTTCCATATAATTACGTTCTGATCTTATATATATGAACAGCCGGTATTCAAGTTAGCCATCAAAACCAGTATCATTCTTTTCAGTTTTCAGTTTTATCTCTTCATCTCTTCAGCAGATATGGTGATTATAATCCCTATacccatcttaatattttattttcttcattttttcttttgaGTATCCGAGGAGcgatttggactgtttttattatattattattatgataTCTAaccctttcttttttattttcttgtaggATATTTTGAGGGCTAGTTTAGTTTTGTTCATCGGTATCTATATCGTGTCAGGCTGCGTTGATGCGACCTACTTCAACGTCATGAGATATGGAGCTGTGGGAAACGGCAAGAAAGATGATTCTGAAGtaatttccttcttctttgcctaTATGTGCTAGAATTTATTTTCTTGCATGCATGGCCTCCCTGAAGATTTTAACTTTATTGTTTAGACGTCATTATAAAGGTGTGCAAGTGGCCATGAAGCTAATGCTGTTTTTGCATTCAGATCTCTTGTCTGAGAGGCTGGAAGTTCATAGCGTGTTTGGTGACTAGAAACATAAATGCTTTCTCGTCCCCAGATGCAGAACTAGTTCTcaaaatcagaaaagaaaaaataccacaatttttttttagatatcattctttctttatatttttatactagaaaaaatatttaattaaACCTCTTTTTTTCACTGAAAATCCTCAAGGAGCTGTATTTTAGCAATATAAAGACAATATTCTGTCAGTTTTTATTATATTTCTATGTGGATTTGGAAAGaaaaatttatttaattttttgtcCGATTTAGGCATTTATGAAAGCATGGGAAGATACATGTGGAGCAAAAGAGAAATCAGTCATGGTAATACCTTCAGGAAGAACTTTTCTGGTTAAGCCCATGACCTTCAGTGGTCCATGCAAGTCCGGAAACGTATACATCCAGGTATTTTATTCACTTCGTTTCTACACTCAATTTATCAGATTTCTACAGTTGTTTCAAATTTTCTTATTTACTTGGCTGTAAATGCAGATTTTTGGGAAAGTAATCGCGCCAGAAATGTCATCGTGGAACGATGATGATGCCAAGAGTTGGTTGGTATTCGATTCAATAGACGGACTTACTATCCAAGGACCAGGCCAATTCGACGGTCGAGGTTCATCATGGTGGAAATGCAGAGTGGACCACGTAAATTTTTCATGCATTTCGCTCTTCTGCTTATTTCAAATCAATATCGGCTAGCCAAGTCCCTTTTCCTATTTTActaactttttatttttattctttttatacAGAAATGTTCTCGTGCACCCACGGTATGTTTTTTAATGCTAAAAATCTGCTTCGGTGTTATCTTCTGTGCTGCGGCAGGTGCTCCAGCACCAAGAAATCTGTCATGACTTTTGTTTTTGTGCATTTCCTTGCAGGCATTTGTGGCCCATAACTGTAATCACCTTAAGATTATTGGTGTGTATTTCGTAGACGCTCCAATGTTTCATATAGTCATAAACGGATGCGACAGGGTTGCAATTTCTAACATCCATATAACCGCACCCGAAGACAGCATGAACACTGATGGTATTCACATCGGAAATTCTAGAAATGTGTATATTGATCACTCCATTATCGCAACAGGTACTATGAGAACCGATACATATGTGCCCGAAAAATTAATATCGTTCAGTCCAGTGTACGTACGTTCTAACGAGTGATTTCTATGCTGTAGGTGATGACTGCATTTCTATTGGGGATAATAGCTCCTATGTCTTTATTAGTAAAATTACATGCGGACCAGGACATGGAATAAGGTATATATGAGACATATATAATTCTCCGTTCTGTCATTTCCTTTTGAAGATGTATACATTTtggtaatgatttttatttacaGTATTGGAAGTTTAGGAGAAGATAAATCGAGCGCTGCCGTTGAAGTGATACGTGTTAGTAGTTGTAATTTTATAAAGACTATGAATGGGGCGAGAATCAAGACATGGCAGGTAAAAATATTGATCCAtggaagaaaaaacagaaaaacctTTTTACTGATTAGATCTTGCTAACATTTTGTCATCAACTTGTGTAGGGAGGATCTGGTTATGCAAGAGATATCAAGTTTGAAGACATATATTTTGATTCAGTTGATAACCCCATTATCATTGATCAGTATTATTGCAATGGTGATCATAACTGTGAAACTCATGTAAGTCCCCCCATTATCCCCATTTGCATGTTTCATCATGCGAATCTTTTAAACAACTGTCGTCGATCCTTGACACTTGACACCTTTGTTTCATAGAAATCGGCCGTGAAAGTGAGTGACGTGACATTCAAAGGGTTAAGAGGTACCTCAACGAAAGAAGTGGCTATCAATCTGGCTTGCAGTAAAACAGTTGGCTGCACAGACATTACTCTCGAAAGAATTCAAGTGAAGCATGTCAAAAGGGAAAAAGATACAATTTCTAACTGCATCAATGCCCATGGAATTTCTCAAGGTCCTGTTTCTCCACCCGTTCCATGTCTTTCCTAGTGGAGTCCTTGTAACACTTCAATATTGTGTGGTGTGGTTGATAGAGTAAGTATTCCAGCCCCCCTATTGTGTGGTGTGGTTGATAGAGTAAGCATTCCAGCCCCCCTAAGTTTGTAAGAAAAATGGTGGCGTGGTTGATAGACCAAAGTATTGCAACCCCCCAATTTCAATCCAGCATagtttttttgtttgctagacATTTATATTTTATGTTAAATGAAGGTAAAATGTTTCATTTAACATTATTTCTACGATATTCAATAAAGTTAGTTGTTGGTCTTACTCCTCAGTTATGTTATGTATTTCTCCTATAATAAACAAATGTCAAGTGATCAAAGTTACACAAAGTTATGCACGAGTGATCAACCTAAGTCGGTTGAAAACAATAACCAAATGAAGAGGAAAAATCTTCAAAGGGATTGCATTCAAATCTAAAAAATTAACTTCTGGTTTatgtaatttatttaattatttttgtttttactttGAAATCCGATTCCATTGTACTATTAGACCAATGCAAAAGAAATATATTAGGGAATTAGATTTTTAGGAACCAAAATTGTTAATTACATACAAAtggattgtgttgtttggttcaAAAAATTGGCACCAAACTGTCAGAGATGCCCGGGTAACAAAAACAAAAGCCTATATGACATCATATTAAATATTGTGAAGAAGAGATGAAGTTGATGGACATTTTTCTCCGACTTGATTTCATTTAGTTTTCTTGTTACAGATAGACAGACACACACATAATTCGGACTATTTAAAAGAAGATGCAATCGGGGGATATGAATTAATATTTCCATCCAATAGTTTCTGCTAAGGTTTTTTTTAAGGacggaaatactaaaataccctttaaaacaaataaaatctaaatcaagcctaaatattccccactccatttcaaattctcttctccttcgcAGCCGGCTCTTCacttgaaaacaatttttttttatatcgcCGATATTGTATTATTGATAAAGACCAAGCCGGAAGCGATGAATATCATGCCGAAGGTAACGAAGACCATGCCAGAAGTGATGAAAACCATGTCGGGggtgatatattttttttacatcgccgacattgtattagtgatgaagaccatgccagaaAATGGTGCCGACGTGCTCGATAAATAACTTACAATGTCGACATTGTAAGTTGGGAGTACCCATTTTCTGTAAGTTTTGTAACATTTGTCGGCATTTTGTATGTTGGAGTACTCATTTTAACCATATTCGTATTACCTCAAAAAAATTCCTTCTAATCTCACCCAAGGGAAGTGATCATGATTTATGTTTATACTAATACTAATCATTATCAAACTAATTTATTAACTTAGCTAATTATAATTAACCattaaacatgattagtgaggggtagattaggaatagTTAAAATACATGGATGGGGGTAACtctgatttactatttaaatccctattttgtcttattatcaTATCCCCAATTGCGCATTCATTTAAAACACTCTATTCTTGTGACTCATACAACCGGTGACTAACGTACACATTAACCGTCACCTGGAAGTTACCATACACACATTTCACACAGATTTATATATGTGTCCTAACACACACACACCCCTACACAcacacaccaccaccaccaccaagtgCAGGGTATATGGAGGACCAAATACACTGAGCTTGAATATGAGCACAGAGAAGTGAGTACTAGATAACTCTTTTGTGAAAATATCAGTTATGTGATCCTGAGTGGAGAGGAGTCGCACATCCAGGGCTTTTGAAGCAACCAATTCTCTGACATAATGAAATGAAATTTCTATATGCTTCATTTTGTTCTGAAAAACAGGATTTGTTGACACCATAAACTGGTACTCTTGGAGTTGTGAAATGCAGTTCATTGAGCAAATATTGAACCCATACCAATTCAGATGTTGCATATGCTAATGCACAACTTCTGCCTATGTACTAGATCTAGAAACAATCTTCCATTTTACGGAGCACCAGAAAATGAGATTTTAACCAAGAAAAACAACCATTCCACTTGTTGAGCGTCTGTCAGTCATGTCACCAGCCCAATCACCATCTGAATATGCCTGCAACTTAAAGAGTGTTTAAACTGTAGGTCGTAGAAAATTGTACCTTGCAAATATATTTTGGCGACTGACCAATCTGCAGAAGTAGGATGTTGCATGTGCTGACTAGCTTTATCAACATCataagaaatatcaggtctagtgatTGTTGCATACTGAAGAGCACCAACAGTGCACACAACTCTTCAATTAGGATCTTTACAAGCCTCAGTGTAACATGTTTGGATTGTGATATCCTCACAAACAGACTGAACCTCTGAAGCAAAAAATTCTTGGTTTGGTCTAGAAACACCCATTTTACCTCTTGTAGTCATTGTATGTgtaagagcactgctcggtcgaactcgcaagcgttgttatctcaagtttaattgtcaaaaatataagtcttgatttatagtctatttatagatatgtctcagattatgatagaatgtgtagttgagctttagacttcacggggttcactgattgaagatgaagatctactgaggggagattggaggaacttcatcaacaaaaggtatgtagagaatTGAAcccatctatcacttagaagtatattctattttatcttataTTGAGACTAAgtagtatagctatatatactttacattatacacatttgatatttcgagttgtgtttaactcgtttatatctttctcgaaatatatattggaaagctttttgctttaactacgttcatcattattcttgacgaaagtcaaaagatgatcatgtgaaaatcgccttgtaacatcttacatgatttgtgtgagacagtcatttgatgtagacctagaatgtttcgtatttatcatttgatcacttgaaatttttttataagctaatagtttgtgtgagacacctattgtcatcttctaagaatgtttcaatgatttaaatgggagtttacaacaattaaccattgtctggatataggtccgggaaccaagtatgcatacccgtatgcgaacggttttaactgtcaaattCCGTGTCTAAAAtgtcttgcatacttctatgagaatataaacaattgaacaactctatgattaacacaattagattcatttgattatcaataatctagaagtgttaaaatgaacatggttaatacaaaagtgttcatgtggctaacttcggttaattgttattgagccaactcaatatacacgtttaggtacggttacccatatctaaatgaaggtatatttcatttgtgtgtgacaagcgaaGACAATccaacggtggaaagatattaacttgaatcttaaatcaggtttcatccaacggtgaatattgattgatttttctcaaagttatcaaaccctgatttgaagattatataagggagaactctagcaactgggaaacctaatccacacgcctcatgtgtgatactagttgcgactagagtcgattctcatttaacctaggtttttcctaaaaccattataggttaacgacttgaagacttcattgggattttgaagccagacccaactattttctctatagtggcgtgttctgatcttacttgttctatcgtattgagtactatcttctctaagatttgctcgagatttatctctgatatgtaagatataaaaagtaatcacaaagctcttcgtcacattctttgtgattccacaataacttgttctaataccatatagttaagttattgtgaggtgatttatatttctatgcttttcttcgggaatataagaccgcattatcaattagttcctgttcaccttaatttatctaaatacggaacaaaacttggtaggtatttcagtgggagacagatttatctatcaaaatatacttttctgtgggagacagatttgtttatcaagtcttcgacttttggtcgtagaaactcttagttgtgggtgagatcagctaagggaatcaagtgcgtagattcctactgggattcagaggcgtaaggaacgtgattgtaccttaatcagtgtgagattggttagggcttaactacattccagtccgaagttaacttatagtaggctagagtatgtagcggcttaatacgatatgatgttcaaatatgggctagtcccgggggttttctacatttgcggtttcctcgttaacaaaacttctggtgtctgtgttatttcttttccgcattatatttgtttatataattgaaatatcacaagttgtgcgtagttcaatcaattggtaaatccaacctttggtttttgattgaaattgattgacacttgaacgttggtcttttgtactgttcaagttgtttctcataataatgaggctcacggattctatctgtttgatttgctgattacattgagaaacaaagatataactcttggatatattttccttgattgagtctgactgtctagttgattctcttggaattatattggagttagtccatacagatttcctaacgaaatattgggtgtggttgttagacctccgcttttttaattggtatcagagcaggcaaacacgtttaagacctcataagtatgtgtttgtagcaatatgactctatggatagtTGTGATATCTCAAACAACATATCACCATTTCATAAACCTTCTGACTTGGTTCAAATCTTTGTTTCTTCTGAGAAATCTATCACGTCTTCTCCATTATACGAAACTATGTATAACTGGGTAACGCGCCtggatgaacagttggatgatctttcagacgaAAGTGATTCATATGATGgacaagatgttgatgaggaagtctcacaatatatcaagctttttgactatctcataaagaaaaagaagtcaacatttTTCTCTCGgctgagtttctgactcctctctgtctagaaaacaggaaaatgagaaaactctttaagggttacGATTGTGGGTATAATATCTTAaaatatcttcttaaagatcgtgaagaagatgtgcattcaaagaattctgaatgtgaaaatcttcgttgaaatctctttgtgttgaaagaagaaTTTGTTGAATCTGTAGCAAGATGTAGCTCTCAACAAAGTTGTTTTATTGACAGAGAAAACGTTTTTCTCTCGCGAGAAAAACAACTGGAGGCTGACCTTTCTACAGCTAAAAACATGGTAAATATGCCGGAAGAAAACTTTAAGAAGTTTAACCTTAGTTCAACAAAATTATCCATTATGCTGGGAGCTTGTaagaaacatcgtgatacacgaggtttgGGCTAGATGCTTCAAGTACTAATAGAAATTTCCAGCAGAAAAAAATTCACTAATGGCAAATGTGAAAAATCACCTTCAGTGGCAAAAGTTTCAATAAACAAGGGTTGTCAACCTCCTACTCATATGAGAACAGGTAATAACATTCCCTTCATAACATTCTTTCGGAAACAAGGGTCATCTTgagaggagatgtcgttttcgtttgcGGAATGAAaatcttcataacattcttatttggatgtctaaagaagttatcaaaCTTGTTCCTCATATTACTGGTCTTAATTGTCCAACCCTCAGACAAGGAAAGTATTGCGGTGAGCCAATTCTTGCATGCAAAGATAACACAAAATCTTTTTACAATTGTAAAAAGAATAGTGTTATAAGGACAATTGACTGTGTTGATGATCCAATGAGTAAGAACAATTCTTCAAACTCTTCTTCGGTGATTGAAGGAAGTTCTGGATCAAAATTATCAATCATTCCTGGatacattcatatcaataatcgtgtttcaGAACTCAAAACCAGTAGATATAGGCTCAAACGTAacattaagaaggcaaggaaggaAACAACTTTAGGTATCTCTTGTCCTCCTCTTGTTAATTCTCTTGAGACTAACTCTATTGACTTCCCTGATGATATTCAAGAAAGAAAAATGGGAAATGTCAATATCGTTGATGAGCTATATGCTAGTCAAATTAAAATATGACTACTTACAAATGTGCATCCTCTTTGAGACcgtgtgaggatgctcataattctcaagaagctaTATTCTTATTgacaaagtggtctttgttgtatctgtttttcggtttaaaaaaaaaatgatcatctTACTGCCGAGATCTGTTCCGTTTAATTATTACACGATATAATATAAATGATCATTAACTCTTGAGAAAATTCTCTTTGTTGTTCACTTTGAAAATCTTCGTTCTGTTTTTCCTTAATGATAGTTGACTTGTTGACTATCAACAATTACCTTGTGCTCTATTTCTGAGCTAAGATGTTCTGTCATATTTTTGGAACTTGTTTTTGATGTTATCAAAACATACTTCTAAAAATAGGCTCCATTGGTTCCTTGGTTTTGAACCTGGTTCATAACCACAAATGTACGTGCACCCGACTCTTATCGAACGTAAACGAGTAACCTTAGGATTTCCCTATGAAAATCTCGTAGACCGGTAGGAAATACCATTCAGGAACAATATGAGCTGGAGTGGACATCGGATTAGCAGGTATGTAATAGTATGGATGCCCCAAGACATTAGGATCATAAAAGATCCAAACAGAGAAGAAGATAGCAAAAGCTTCCCACCCTACTAGATCCTTAACATAGAAATAAGGATAAAAGGCAATCTTATCCATTTTAGCATGTACACCTAAAGGATTTTTTGATATATAATGGATTCCTTCTTCTGATATATACTCGTTCTGTAACATCAAGATTTCTTTTGTGATTTTATGGTGTGCACAATAGATGGATGCACAAAAAAAACAAAGTTGAAGAAGGAAAAGTCATTGAGCTTCACTAGAACCCTGTTTTCATTACCTGCTTTCATGCAGTCGACCATGAAAATGAtcttccagttcagatgtcatctcaattggttggaaatcttcttcgatattTTGAGGTTTCGTGGTCAACTTGAAATTGCAACTAAAAATCTTGAGTTTCTGAAGATTGAGATGtaaaaagcaactgatgaacttgtttcTGTTCGATCCCTGGTTGTTGGTTATGTCTAAAGTTTTTTCTAGTTTTTGTtttgtctaagaaacttcttatgagaatttattcttgtgttttaagaaggaaaactagggtttgaaatggaaaatattgtgattacacatagctattgccaacaattttcatcttacaatgttttagatttatttatttaaattctaagttatttgaaagatgattttgcagtatta
The sequence above is a segment of the Papaver somniferum cultivar HN1 unplaced genomic scaffold, ASM357369v1 unplaced-scaffold_125, whole genome shotgun sequence genome. Coding sequences within it:
- the LOC113331153 gene encoding probable polygalacturonase At3g15720, translating into MDILRASLVLFIGIYIVSGCVDATYFNVMRYGAVGNGKKDDSEAFMKAWEDTCGAKEKSVMVIPSGRTFLVKPMTFSGPCKSGNVYIQIFGKVIAPEMSSWNDDDAKSWLVFDSIDGLTIQGPGQFDGRGSSWWKCRVDHKCSRAPTAFVAHNCNHLKIIGVYFVDAPMFHIVINGCDRVAISNIHITAPEDSMNTDGIHIGNSRNVYIDHSIIATGDDCISIGDNSSYVFISKITCGPGHGISIGSLGEDKSSAAVEVIRVSSCNFIKTMNGARIKTWQGGSGYARDIKFEDIYFDSVDNPIIIDQYYCNGDHNCETHKSAVKVSDVTFKGLRGTSTKEVAINLACSKTVGCTDITLERIQVKHVKREKDTISNCINAHGISQGPVSPPVPCLS